The Legionella cincinnatiensis genome includes a region encoding these proteins:
- the djlA gene encoding co-chaperone DjlA has protein sequence MTFRDFFIITTWWGKIIGACFGYLIAGPTGTLFGLLIGNFFDRGLSQYYSNPHWFYYSEKREAVQKTFFEATFSIMGHLAKADGRVTEKELNIARQFMEEMRLSKEQKNLAKRLFNEGKQLHFNLNEILEKLKKSCKDNRDLLRLFLDIQYRAALTDGLSAKKIQLLDIIFSKLDFAPLHKQYRFYEDFGRSSSYDEQPHNNEQQSQQYSSSESYSSYSRYNYQSTKTNLDYAYALLEISPNASKQEVKRAYRRLLSRNHPDKLIAQGLPQEMIKMANEKTQKIVKAYELICSDKGW, from the coding sequence ATGACTTTTCGGGACTTCTTTATCATCACTACTTGGTGGGGAAAAATTATTGGCGCATGTTTTGGCTATTTAATTGCCGGACCTACGGGAACACTCTTTGGTCTTTTAATAGGTAATTTTTTTGACAGAGGTTTATCCCAATACTATTCCAACCCTCATTGGTTCTATTACAGTGAAAAACGCGAAGCCGTCCAAAAGACTTTTTTTGAAGCGACCTTTTCCATTATGGGACATTTGGCCAAAGCTGATGGTCGCGTAACCGAGAAAGAGCTAAACATTGCGCGTCAATTTATGGAGGAAATGCGTTTAAGCAAGGAACAAAAAAACTTAGCAAAACGTTTATTTAATGAAGGCAAACAACTCCATTTTAATCTAAATGAGATTCTCGAAAAACTAAAAAAATCCTGTAAAGATAATCGAGATTTACTGAGGTTATTTCTCGATATTCAATATCGCGCAGCCCTCACTGATGGTCTTAGTGCAAAAAAAATACAACTTTTGGATATTATTTTTTCCAAACTGGATTTTGCACCACTTCATAAACAGTATCGTTTTTATGAAGATTTTGGGAGAAGCTCTTCCTATGATGAGCAACCCCATAATAACGAGCAACAATCACAACAATATTCATCTTCTGAATCCTACTCTTCGTACAGCAGATATAATTATCAATCCACTAAAACAAATTTGGATTATGCTTATGCTCTTCTGGAAATATCACCTAATGCAAGCAAACAAGAAGTAAAACGTGCTTATAGGCGTTTATTAAGCCGAAATCACCCTGATAAATTAATTGCGCAAGGATTACCTCAAGAAATGATTAAAATGGCCAATGAAAAAACTCAAAAAATAGTAAAGGCATATGAGTTAATTTGCTCCGATAAAGGTTGGTAG